The following are encoded in a window of Paenibacillus polymyxa genomic DNA:
- a CDS encoding RelA/SpoT family protein, protein MGIEQLLKKAGAYTREADLIRIRDAYDFAEQAHSGQTRKSGEPYILHPLAVADIVVNMQMDTISIIAALLHDVVEDTTVSLAQIREHFGDTCAMLVDGLTKLERIQFRSKEEQQNENYRKMFIAMAQDIRVIVIKLADRLHNMRTLKYQSEESQRRIAYETLEIFCPVANRLGISAIKWEMEDIALRYLNPQQYYRIANLMHKKRAEREQFIDNVIQRIREKLEEMGIQADLSGRPKHIYSVFKKMTTKNKQFNEIYDLLAIRIIVDNIKDCYATLGIIHTLWKPMPGRFKDYIAMPKANMYQSLHTTVVGPNGEPTEVQIRTVDMHRTAEFGIAAHWAYKEGNGANNTNFEDKITFFREILELQNEAKDASEFVESLKMDFFSDLVFVFTPKGEVIELPAGSVPLDFAFRIHTEVGNRTIGSKVNGRIVPLDYRLKTGDIVEIMTSKHSYGPSQDWLKIAQSSHARSKIKQWFKKEKREENVEKGRENLERELRKRDIEPSVWMSDDKLQEVAQKFSFNDSEDMLSAIGFGGITAAQVCTRLTEKLRKEQEEARLIELTTEVKEYKPQGERKKTPTNGVSVRGVDNLLVRFARCCNPVPGDDIIGYVTRGRGVSVHRTDCPNIPSGTGEDQARVIEVEWEEAAEVNYSVDIEITGHDRNGLLNEVLQAISENKTSFSAVTGRTDKNKMAMIHITILIRNTDHLHSVVERIKRVKDVYTVHRIMQ, encoded by the coding sequence ATGGGGATAGAGCAATTACTTAAAAAGGCCGGGGCCTATACCAGAGAAGCAGATCTTATCCGCATCAGGGACGCCTATGATTTTGCCGAGCAGGCCCATTCCGGCCAGACTCGTAAGTCCGGTGAACCTTATATTCTGCATCCGCTTGCGGTTGCTGATATCGTCGTTAATATGCAGATGGATACCATCTCCATTATCGCCGCTCTTTTACATGACGTTGTGGAGGATACAACGGTGTCTTTGGCGCAGATTCGCGAGCATTTTGGCGATACATGTGCGATGCTTGTCGATGGTCTGACGAAGCTGGAGCGTATTCAGTTCCGTTCCAAGGAAGAACAACAGAACGAAAATTATCGAAAAATGTTTATTGCTATGGCGCAGGACATTCGTGTCATCGTCATTAAGTTAGCAGATCGTCTGCATAACATGCGTACTTTGAAATATCAGTCAGAGGAAAGCCAGCGTCGGATTGCTTATGAAACGTTAGAGATTTTCTGTCCGGTTGCAAACCGACTGGGTATTTCGGCCATTAAATGGGAAATGGAAGATATTGCTTTACGCTATCTGAATCCTCAGCAGTATTATCGCATCGCTAATTTGATGCATAAAAAGCGGGCAGAGCGGGAGCAGTTTATTGATAATGTCATACAGCGTATCAGAGAAAAGCTGGAAGAGATGGGTATTCAGGCTGACCTGTCCGGACGCCCTAAACATATTTACAGTGTGTTTAAAAAAATGACGACGAAGAACAAGCAATTCAATGAAATATATGATTTGCTGGCGATTCGAATTATTGTGGATAACATTAAAGACTGTTACGCCACACTGGGGATTATCCATACGTTGTGGAAGCCGATGCCGGGGCGGTTTAAGGATTATATCGCTATGCCTAAGGCCAATATGTATCAGTCCCTTCATACGACAGTAGTAGGTCCCAACGGGGAGCCTACCGAGGTACAAATTCGCACAGTGGATATGCACCGTACCGCTGAATTCGGGATTGCGGCCCATTGGGCCTATAAAGAAGGCAACGGAGCAAACAACACTAACTTTGAGGATAAAATCACCTTTTTTCGAGAAATTCTGGAGCTGCAAAATGAAGCGAAGGATGCGTCGGAATTTGTGGAATCGCTCAAAATGGACTTTTTCTCAGACCTTGTGTTTGTGTTTACTCCTAAGGGAGAGGTCATTGAGTTGCCGGCCGGATCCGTTCCGCTGGACTTTGCTTTCCGTATTCATACCGAAGTTGGCAATCGAACGATTGGCTCTAAGGTAAATGGAAGAATCGTACCTTTGGATTATCGGCTTAAAACCGGTGATATTGTCGAAATTATGACGTCCAAGCATTCTTATGGACCTAGTCAGGACTGGCTCAAAATTGCTCAGTCCTCTCACGCGCGCAGTAAAATCAAACAATGGTTCAAGAAAGAAAAGCGTGAGGAGAATGTTGAAAAAGGCCGCGAAAATCTGGAACGTGAACTGAGAAAACGTGATATCGAGCCATCGGTGTGGATGAGCGACGACAAGCTTCAGGAAGTGGCACAGAAGTTCTCTTTTAACGATTCCGAAGATATGCTGTCTGCGATTGGCTTTGGTGGTATAACCGCAGCGCAGGTCTGTACACGTTTGACAGAGAAGCTGCGTAAGGAACAAGAAGAGGCACGGTTGATCGAACTGACGACCGAGGTCAAGGAGTACAAGCCGCAGGGCGAACGGAAAAAAACACCGACCAACGGTGTCAGCGTCAGAGGCGTCGATAATTTACTCGTTCGTTTTGCACGATGTTGTAATCCCGTACCGGGAGATGACATCATTGGCTATGTAACACGTGGACGCGGCGTATCCGTTCACCGGACGGATTGCCCGAATATTCCTTCGGGTACGGGCGAAGACCAGGCACGTGTGATTGAAGTAGAGTGGGAAGAAGCAGCGGAAGTCAATTACAGCGTCGATATTGAGATTACCGGGCATGATCGCAACGGTTTGCTGAATGAAGTGCTTCAGGCCATTTCTGAGAACAAAACCAGCTTCTCGGCCGTTACAGGTCGTACAGATAAAAATAAAATGGCGATGATTCACATCACGATTCTCATTCGCAACACGGATCATTTGCATTCTGTTGTCGAACGGATCAAACGGGTGAAGGATGTATACACTGTGCATCGGATTATGCAATAA
- the uraA gene encoding uracil permease — MQREIQVNEKLPAGPGFLLSVQHLFAMFGSTVLVPNIFGVDPGMILLMNGIGTLLYIWICRGKIPAYLGSSFAFIAPVSLVLKNNPGGNGYAMALGAFIVTGIIFCLVALVIKYAGTRWLDVVFPPAVMGSIVALIGLELVPVAAGMAGIINADPTKAWTPDPKTITLSLVTLGVTVLGAVLFRGFAKIIHILIGIVVGYVLAYFMGMVNTQAIADAPFFGHPAITTPVFNTSAMLTILPVALVVIVEHIGHLLVTSNIVGRELSKDPGLHRSLLGNGISTVISGFVGSTPNTTYGENIGVMALTKVYSVWVIGGAAVIAILLSFSGTFSAIVSNIPAPVMGGVSLLLFGVIAASGLRIFVEQKVDFAKPTNMLLATIVLVVGISGTTLTWGAVTLKGMALATIIGIILSLFFKLIDVLGWSNDKSQEPLTEKTPD, encoded by the coding sequence TTGCAACGCGAAATTCAAGTTAATGAAAAGCTACCGGCAGGACCTGGGTTCCTGCTCAGCGTACAGCATTTGTTTGCCATGTTTGGCAGCACTGTGCTGGTGCCGAATATTTTCGGCGTCGATCCCGGCATGATTTTGCTAATGAACGGTATTGGCACATTGTTGTACATATGGATCTGCCGCGGCAAAATTCCCGCCTATCTCGGCTCCAGCTTCGCTTTTATCGCTCCCGTCAGTCTTGTGCTTAAAAACAATCCCGGCGGCAACGGCTATGCTATGGCCCTCGGTGCTTTCATCGTTACAGGTATTATTTTCTGCCTCGTCGCACTGGTGATCAAATATGCCGGAACCCGTTGGCTGGACGTCGTTTTTCCTCCAGCTGTTATGGGCTCCATCGTAGCCTTAATCGGTCTGGAACTGGTTCCGGTTGCAGCAGGTATGGCAGGCATTATCAATGCCGATCCTACTAAGGCCTGGACTCCAGATCCCAAAACGATTACTCTTTCGCTCGTTACACTCGGGGTCACTGTTCTGGGTGCGGTATTGTTTCGCGGGTTTGCCAAAATCATTCATATTCTGATTGGTATCGTAGTGGGCTATGTACTTGCTTATTTTATGGGCATGGTCAATACACAAGCCATTGCAGACGCTCCTTTTTTCGGACATCCTGCAATTACCACTCCCGTTTTTAATACCTCTGCTATGCTGACGATTCTTCCTGTTGCTCTGGTCGTCATCGTAGAGCATATTGGTCACTTGCTTGTGACTAGCAACATTGTCGGACGCGAGCTATCCAAAGATCCTGGTCTCCATCGCTCTCTGCTAGGTAACGGTATTTCCACCGTCATTTCCGGTTTTGTTGGTTCTACACCTAACACGACTTATGGTGAAAATATTGGTGTCATGGCATTAACTAAAGTGTACTCTGTATGGGTCATTGGCGGAGCGGCTGTCATTGCCATCCTATTGTCCTTCTCAGGCACGTTCTCAGCGATTGTTTCTAATATTCCAGCTCCAGTTATGGGTGGCGTATCCTTACTATTATTCGGTGTCATCGCTGCCTCCGGTCTAAGAATCTTCGTTGAGCAAAAGGTTGATTTCGCCAAGCCAACCAACATGCTGCTTGCGACCATCGTGCTTGTTGTCGGAATCAGCGGTACTACGCTCACTTGGGGCGCTGTAACCTTGAAAGGTATGGCATTGGCTACAATCATCGGCATCATCCTCAGCTTGTTCTTTAAGCTGATTGACGTGCTCGGCTGGTCCAACGATAAATCGCAGGAACCTTTAACCGAGAAAACACCAGATTGA
- a CDS encoding adenine phosphoribosyltransferase, whose translation MDYKEYIRVISDFPQPGISFKDITTLMKNGELYRKAINDMKELVSDLKIDLIAGPEARGFVVGAPLAYALGVGFIPIRKSGKLPGETIEEAYGLEYGKDTLAMHKDAIEPGQNVLIADDLLATGGTIATSVNLVRQLGGNVAGAAFLIELSDLNGRAKLPDVDVFTLITY comes from the coding sequence TTGGACTACAAAGAATATATTCGGGTGATTTCCGATTTTCCACAACCAGGGATTAGTTTTAAGGACATTACGACCCTGATGAAAAATGGTGAACTGTACCGCAAGGCTATCAACGATATGAAGGAACTGGTATCGGATTTGAAAATTGATTTGATTGCAGGGCCAGAAGCACGTGGGTTCGTTGTTGGTGCTCCTTTGGCTTATGCGCTTGGTGTTGGTTTTATTCCCATCCGTAAAAGTGGCAAGCTCCCTGGGGAAACCATTGAGGAAGCATACGGTTTGGAGTATGGTAAAGATACACTGGCGATGCATAAGGATGCTATAGAGCCAGGCCAAAATGTTCTGATTGCTGATGACCTGCTGGCTACAGGTGGAACCATCGCTACATCCGTGAACTTGGTACGCCAACTTGGTGGCAATGTAGCAGGGGCTGCTTTTCTTATTGAGCTATCTGATCTAAACGGTCGGGCGAAACTGCCTGATGTAGATGTATTCACCCTGATTACGTATTAA
- the recJ gene encoding single-stranded-DNA-specific exonuclease RecJ: protein MLHSQYRWKTPEANLEAAQLLTEELGISPLLSRLLVNRGVTTAGEANRFLYGSVDDVHDPFLLLGMKEAVPRIRQALERGEHILIYGDYDADGVSSTSLMIQLMRFLKASYDIYIPHRSNEGYGLHNHALDWAHQQGVTLVITVDTGISAVEQIAYATSLGIDVIVTDHHEPPAVLPEAYTLINPKLPGCPYPFKGLAGVGVALKLAQALLGEVPEEWFEIAAIGTVADLMPLHGENRTMVSRGIQSMRNSAFPGIRALLHVAGVDISTVTSVNIAFALAPRINASGRLDHAGRAVSLLTTEKEEEADQLAHALDLLNRERQQVVERIVEQAEQQLASKLNGGKLPSVIVLAGEGWNVGVVGIVASKLLDRYYRPTIILGIDAETGTCKGSARSIPALDIYSALTDSHELMEHFGGHPSAAGMTLSRDNLKLFEEQLNRYAGSILTPEDLIPVAEADMVCRLDEVSLQVVEELELLQPFGMGNPSPRFVLQGLQLREARKMGREKNHVKLLLEQNGLSLDAIAFRRGELADFLQQQTEIDLLGELSINEWNGKRSLQLMMQDIRVQAPQIFDYRGVSDPFAELERGLKIFHPRIEERKKDVAVLIHPSSRLRPSSSVDAESLWLYDKDGSVFPSDGQRDAQHSVKSLFVLEPPDTPVQFQALWSTFENVENVFLLHSVSERGGRLVSPDRELFKRIYVVLSRMGTQPIDEKAMLPALSRQCSCSVRMLSKVLDIFEELEFMTRTDGQFRFVSNPPKRDLTASPRYQELYNMAEMEKYLLDADTTQMTSWIMSLMKGAS, encoded by the coding sequence TTGCTTCATTCGCAGTACAGATGGAAGACCCCAGAGGCTAACCTAGAAGCGGCTCAGCTGTTGACAGAAGAGCTGGGGATTTCACCATTGTTGTCCCGGCTTTTAGTGAACCGGGGCGTCACTACCGCCGGGGAAGCAAACCGCTTTTTGTACGGAAGTGTGGACGATGTACACGACCCTTTTTTGCTTCTTGGTATGAAAGAGGCTGTACCGAGAATTCGCCAGGCTCTGGAACGTGGCGAGCATATATTAATCTATGGCGATTATGATGCGGACGGCGTGTCCAGTACATCATTGATGATTCAGCTCATGCGTTTTCTCAAGGCTTCTTATGATATTTATATTCCCCATCGTTCTAATGAGGGATATGGTCTGCATAACCATGCTCTTGATTGGGCTCATCAGCAGGGAGTTACGCTGGTCATTACGGTAGATACGGGAATTAGTGCAGTAGAGCAAATTGCTTATGCAACTTCCTTGGGGATAGATGTTATAGTGACGGATCATCATGAGCCGCCTGCTGTACTTCCCGAGGCATATACTTTGATTAATCCGAAGCTACCCGGTTGCCCATACCCATTTAAAGGTCTTGCAGGGGTTGGTGTTGCCCTGAAGCTCGCTCAGGCGCTGTTGGGTGAGGTGCCAGAGGAATGGTTTGAAATCGCCGCTATCGGCACGGTAGCCGATCTGATGCCACTACATGGTGAAAATCGGACGATGGTAAGCAGAGGGATTCAATCCATGAGAAACTCTGCATTTCCGGGTATCCGTGCGTTGCTCCATGTAGCGGGCGTGGATATATCTACAGTGACTTCAGTCAATATCGCATTTGCATTGGCTCCGCGGATTAATGCCAGCGGGCGCCTGGATCATGCGGGACGAGCAGTTTCTCTGCTGACGACAGAAAAAGAGGAAGAAGCAGACCAACTTGCGCATGCGCTGGATCTGCTCAATCGTGAGCGTCAACAGGTGGTCGAACGTATTGTGGAGCAAGCCGAGCAACAATTGGCCTCCAAACTGAATGGAGGCAAGCTACCGTCAGTTATTGTGTTGGCTGGTGAAGGCTGGAATGTCGGCGTTGTCGGAATTGTGGCATCCAAGCTATTGGATCGCTATTATCGACCGACCATTATTCTTGGTATAGATGCTGAGACAGGCACGTGCAAAGGTTCTGCCCGGTCTATTCCTGCATTGGATATCTACAGTGCTCTTACGGACAGCCATGAGCTTATGGAGCATTTTGGTGGTCACCCTTCGGCTGCGGGTATGACGCTGTCCCGTGACAATCTGAAATTGTTTGAAGAGCAGCTGAACCGCTATGCGGGTTCCATTCTGACACCAGAAGATCTCATTCCTGTAGCTGAGGCCGATATGGTCTGTCGTCTGGACGAGGTGTCTTTACAAGTGGTTGAAGAACTGGAGTTGCTTCAGCCTTTTGGTATGGGGAATCCTTCTCCACGATTCGTATTACAGGGTCTGCAATTGCGCGAGGCTCGTAAAATGGGACGTGAGAAAAATCATGTGAAGCTCCTGCTGGAGCAGAACGGTTTATCGCTGGACGCGATTGCCTTCCGTCGTGGCGAATTGGCTGATTTTTTACAGCAACAAACAGAGATAGATCTGCTGGGTGAATTGTCAATTAACGAATGGAACGGTAAACGGTCTCTTCAGCTAATGATGCAGGACATTCGAGTGCAGGCGCCACAAATTTTTGATTATCGTGGAGTGTCGGACCCTTTTGCCGAATTAGAACGGGGACTGAAGATTTTTCATCCACGTATTGAGGAAAGAAAGAAAGACGTTGCGGTGTTGATTCATCCGTCATCCAGGCTTCGTCCATCGAGCTCCGTGGACGCTGAATCCTTATGGTTATACGATAAAGACGGTAGCGTTTTTCCCAGTGATGGTCAAAGAGATGCACAGCACTCTGTAAAGTCGCTGTTCGTACTAGAGCCGCCGGATACACCGGTTCAGTTTCAGGCATTATGGTCTACCTTTGAGAATGTAGAGAACGTATTTCTCCTTCATTCGGTCAGTGAGCGTGGCGGTCGACTCGTAAGCCCTGACAGAGAGCTGTTCAAGCGCATTTACGTTGTGCTTTCTCGAATGGGGACACAGCCTATTGATGAAAAAGCAATGCTGCCTGCTCTTAGCCGACAGTGTTCCTGTTCAGTACGCATGTTATCCAAAGTATTGGACATCTTCGAAGAGCTTGAGTTTATGACGCGTACAGATGGTCAATTCCGTTTTGTATCCAATCCGCCTAAGCGGGATTTAACCGCTTCTCCACGCTATCAGGAATTGTATAATATGGCTGAAATGGAGAAGTATTTGCTGGATGCGGACACTACCCAGATGACGAGCTGGATTATGTCGCTTATGAAGGGTGCGTCTTGA
- a CDS encoding cation diffusion facilitator family transporter — protein MNSERSRSLETAALSGIVGNFALAVLKGTVGYAANSKALLGDALHTAADSASRLQELLFSKGATGHGMLARLRNGEKVRTIISVVLAILVLMSGLQLAISAVRSLSSSEPQAPSLYALTTVFIALVLREALFQFQYRYSIKHGHKAEADRYANHERYSLYASLIALIGMIGAMTGEAMEWPALLYLDPTAALLVACLVLRKGYLMVMNTAYQVPAQPLQEEDSRRFMETIQRVYGIVTVEHLHAQETGHFITVDVTISVNPRITVQEAQEIADRAKNLLLARFPQVTHVQMQFIPYQAGYPYKSNHELPDNDVSSLLQ, from the coding sequence GTGAATAGCGAACGCAGCCGATCATTGGAAACTGCGGCGTTGAGCGGGATTGTAGGCAATTTCGCGCTGGCTGTTCTAAAGGGAACCGTCGGTTATGCGGCAAACAGCAAGGCGTTGTTGGGGGATGCACTGCACACGGCTGCGGATAGTGCTTCCCGTTTGCAGGAGCTTCTGTTTTCCAAGGGTGCTACAGGGCACGGAATGCTGGCACGGTTGCGGAACGGTGAAAAAGTTAGGACGATCATATCTGTAGTGCTGGCTATTTTAGTGCTGATGAGTGGTCTTCAGCTAGCTATCTCGGCGGTTCGTTCATTAAGCAGTTCGGAACCGCAGGCTCCTAGTCTGTATGCATTAACTACCGTATTTATTGCGTTGGTGTTGAGAGAGGCGTTATTTCAGTTTCAATATCGCTATTCGATTAAACATGGTCATAAAGCGGAAGCAGATCGGTACGCTAACCATGAACGTTACTCGCTGTATGCATCGTTGATTGCATTGATCGGCATGATCGGTGCAATGACTGGCGAAGCAATGGAATGGCCTGCATTATTATATCTTGATCCAACCGCAGCTTTGCTGGTAGCCTGTCTGGTGCTTCGCAAAGGATATTTGATGGTAATGAATACCGCTTACCAGGTTCCTGCACAGCCCTTGCAGGAGGAAGACTCCCGCCGCTTTATGGAGACGATTCAACGGGTGTATGGTATTGTAACGGTTGAGCACTTACATGCCCAGGAAACAGGCCATTTCATAACAGTGGATGTAACGATAAGTGTGAACCCGCGGATTACGGTACAGGAAGCGCAGGAAATCGCCGATCGAGCCAAAAATCTACTGTTAGCCCGTTTTCCACAGGTGACCCATGTACAAATGCAGTTCATTCCTTATCAAGCCGGGTATCCTTACAAATCCAATCATGAACTGCCAGATAATGATGTGTCGTCGTTGCTTCAATAG
- the secF gene encoding protein translocase subunit SecF, producing MRFNWNLKYIKMSKWFYTFSIIITLLGILSLSIFGLNYGVDFRSGSNVDVNLTKVVTQEQIQTLLNKQEIGKEVDYTQGKERFGIRFSQVLTDQQVNNFKTSFNKELDPKASFEVNTVDTEMAQELERNALWAILLASVAIAIYISIRFEWRFAVAAIVSLLHDAFLVISIFSIFRLEVDLTFITAILTIVGFSINDTVVIFDRIRENLRFAKKKSRDDLEQVVDHSIAQTMTRSLATVFTVFIASLCLFIFGGESIRMFSLAMVIGLLFGAYSSIFIASPLWVALKGKQKSPTAGGGAAKTAKS from the coding sequence GTGCGCTTTAATTGGAACTTGAAATATATTAAGATGAGCAAGTGGTTTTACACGTTCTCGATTATTATCACACTGCTTGGTATTCTGAGCTTATCGATATTTGGTCTGAATTACGGGGTGGATTTCCGTTCCGGTTCCAATGTGGATGTCAATCTGACTAAAGTAGTTACACAAGAACAGATCCAGACTTTGCTGAACAAGCAGGAGATCGGCAAAGAGGTCGATTATACGCAGGGTAAAGAACGCTTCGGTATTCGCTTCTCGCAGGTTTTGACGGATCAGCAAGTGAATAACTTTAAGACTTCTTTTAATAAAGAACTGGATCCGAAGGCCTCCTTTGAGGTCAATACAGTGGATACGGAAATGGCGCAAGAACTAGAACGAAATGCGTTATGGGCGATTTTATTGGCTTCTGTGGCTATCGCTATTTATATCTCAATCCGTTTTGAATGGCGGTTTGCCGTTGCAGCAATTGTTTCGTTGCTGCATGATGCCTTCCTCGTCATCAGTATTTTCTCGATTTTCCGGCTTGAGGTGGATTTGACCTTTATTACGGCAATTCTGACGATTGTCGGTTTCTCCATTAATGACACTGTCGTTATTTTTGACCGTATACGGGAAAATCTACGATTTGCGAAGAAGAAGTCTAGGGACGACTTAGAGCAGGTAGTTGATCACAGTATTGCCCAGACAATGACTCGTTCACTTGCAACCGTGTTTACGGTATTTATTGCCTCCTTATGTTTGTTCATATTTGGCGGCGAATCGATCCGTATGTTCTCACTTGCGATGGTCATTGGTTTGTTGTTTGGTGCTTATTCCTCCATTTTCATTGCCAGTCCGCTGTGGGTAGCTTTGAAAGGAAAACAAAAATCTCCGACAGCCGGCGGGGGCGCGGCCAAAACTGCAAAGTCTTAA
- the secD gene encoding protein translocase subunit SecD — MKRILSFIVVVLITTGVMIGTSPGLLNSLKLGLDLKGGFEILYEAQPLEAGQSVTSQSLIQTAQSLERRINALGTTEPEVTTEGTNRIRVRLAGVSNEAEVRSMLKKPAELTFRSATAADAKKPGQYSKIELRGNDFVENGAVVGYDQLNQPEISIKVKDKAKFAEITKRLLNKELAIFLDQELLSAPTVRGELTDGSASITGSYTRDEANKLADTINLGALPLKLTEKYSQSVGATLGQLSLDQTIRAGLIGSIIILVFMIAMFRVPGLVASFCLIVHTWVVLAIFYLGGFVLTLPGIAAFVLGIGMAVDANIITYERIKEEIKSGKTIRSSVIAGSKASFRTVMDANVTTIIAAAVMFGLGTGSVRGFALVLIVDIVTSILTNIFFSRFLLNLLVKADVVKKAKYFGVKESDISAL; from the coding sequence ATGAAGAGAATTCTAAGTTTCATCGTGGTCGTGCTCATAACTACTGGTGTTATGATCGGGACAAGCCCGGGCCTACTGAACAGTTTAAAATTAGGCCTCGATTTAAAGGGAGGCTTTGAAATTTTATATGAAGCCCAGCCTTTGGAAGCCGGGCAGAGTGTAACCAGCCAGTCTCTTATACAAACAGCTCAAAGTCTGGAGAGACGGATAAACGCGCTTGGTACAACTGAGCCGGAAGTAACAACAGAGGGTACCAACCGTATTCGTGTGCGGCTTGCTGGTGTCTCTAATGAAGCAGAAGTGCGCTCTATGCTGAAAAAGCCTGCCGAGTTGACCTTCCGCAGTGCAACGGCAGCGGATGCTAAAAAGCCAGGCCAATACAGCAAAATTGAGCTCCGCGGTAATGATTTTGTGGAGAATGGCGCTGTTGTCGGCTATGATCAGCTGAACCAACCTGAGATTAGTATCAAAGTGAAGGACAAAGCTAAATTTGCAGAAATCACAAAGCGACTTCTGAATAAAGAATTGGCTATTTTCCTGGATCAGGAATTGCTGTCTGCACCTACAGTACGTGGGGAATTAACGGACGGTAGCGCGTCAATCACAGGTAGCTACACTCGTGATGAAGCGAATAAACTGGCGGATACAATTAATCTGGGTGCCCTTCCGCTCAAACTGACGGAAAAATATTCTCAGAGTGTAGGTGCTACGCTGGGCCAATTGTCACTAGATCAGACGATTCGTGCTGGGTTGATCGGCTCGATCATTATTCTGGTATTTATGATTGCGATGTTCCGTGTACCGGGATTAGTCGCTAGTTTCTGTCTCATCGTTCATACCTGGGTGGTGCTTGCCATCTTTTATTTGGGTGGATTCGTGCTTACGCTTCCGGGTATTGCAGCCTTCGTGCTCGGGATCGGGATGGCGGTAGATGCCAATATCATTACGTATGAACGGATTAAAGAAGAAATCAAGTCAGGCAAAACGATTCGTTCTTCTGTCATTGCAGGTAGTAAGGCTTCGTTCCGTACCGTTATGGATGCCAATGTTACGACAATTATAGCGGCAGCGGTTATGTTTGGTCTGGGAACAGGCTCCGTTCGAGGATTCGCTTTGGTGCTCATCGTTGATATTGTCACCAGTATTTTGACGAATATCTTCTTCTCCCGCTTCTTACTCAATCTGCTGGTTAAAGCGGATGTTGTGAAGAAGGCCAAGTATTTTGGTGTGAAGGAGAGTGATATCAGTGCGCTTTAA
- a CDS encoding post-transcriptional regulator, which yields MGMEELNEQDWDDAIEMLCQSKADELILVGYEHVTSKDVWNCVSHKYEKEGIPPLHKLVNDILSLKATSFMNYLTMSALRGSTFE from the coding sequence GTGGGTATGGAAGAGCTGAATGAGCAGGATTGGGATGACGCAATTGAGATGCTCTGTCAAAGTAAGGCGGACGAGTTGATTCTCGTAGGCTATGAGCATGTCACAAGTAAGGACGTGTGGAATTGCGTCAGCCATAAATATGAAAAGGAGGGTATTCCTCCGCTGCACAAGCTCGTTAATGATATACTTTCCCTTAAAGCGACGAGCTTTATGAACTATTTGACGATGTCCGCATTACGGGGCTCCACTTTCGAATAG